TGAACAAAACatttgacaaaatgtttattcatgattactgcagcctaccaattttttttttaaagggcgTTCATGCACACTGTCACCAGCCTCGCTCCTAAAATACCATCCTGTGTACTCCTcttttgtgaaaatatcattttttgttaCTGCTGGCCTGTTGTGATTTAAGGCCCATCCCGAATCATACTGGTGCCAAATGCACACTGGTGCTACTCCCCAtccctaaaaaacaaacaaacaaacaaacaaacaaacaaacaaacaaacatgcaaataaacaaacaaagaaataaacaaattacaaGGTAATACTCACCTCCAAGAAAACCATTCTAAAGTCTCACAAGAGATCTCAAAGATATGTTATAAGAAACGTTGAGTATGGAAGGCAGTGCAGTggccatgaaaacaaaatgacggAAATTCATGTCAGGAATACTCATTGGGCACAATCACATGATCTATCAAAACATTTCATGGTATCAGTGGAGACAAATTCTTTGTGAATGTTAAtcaaaaacatgtacatgtattatcacaAAGATGTATACGGTACATTGCAGACATAACATAATattgcatgtaaaaaaaaaaagaaaaaaatgaggcaTATCATATAATGAATTCATTGTAGATTCCTCAATATACATAATCTTGTTTCAGTCAAATAGAGTGAAGAAACATGGAAGAACTCATCATCCATTAATGCTCTCACACTGCACAGAACTATTTACCTGATTCCTCTATGTCAACATCagcaatatatatacagtgtagtacTATTTTCTCGCTACAGATTCATTCACTTTGACATATtgttatagaaaaaaaaaaatgtcccactTACTCATACACAGTATACCTAAAGCTATTGGCACTTGGGACAGCCATGAAGAATCACCGCTCATGTTTGCTCCATGATCAATTTCTGCACCATCTCCTATAAGTGagtttgcttctttgttttccAAGGTATCAGTCAGTCAGTCCACTTTCAAACTAAGCTTAACACCAGAAAATTAATGAGGCTATTTaaccaaaaagaagaagaagaagaagaagaataagaagaaggagaagaaaaaaaggtcattgGCCCCACCAATTGGTTGGGGTTGAAGCAAAGTTTCTGCAGGTGAGAAACGCCTATGCTGGTTGGTCTGCCAGATACAGGAGCACAGACAGCCTGTAATGTTGCCGTAGTTGATATACCTAAAGGTGTAGCCTTTTCCACTAAGGCAAGATATTGGAAAAGGTACTGTCTTGCGCTAATTCAATCTGGGTACAGCACGATATATTTTTATGTAGAGACAGACATTACATATCACAAAACAGAGATGATTCTGTATGATACTTGGAGCAATTAAAACTCTGCAATAACAACGAAAAATAAGAATTGACAACAGTAAAGCAGGAGTGTACAAGCATATTAacattttgctaaatttaagAGAGAAAATTCACCCTACATGCAAGATGACtttgagtaaaatcaaacagaCAGAACAGTGAAAGCTTCATTAAATTCTGGCATAATATGAGTGAGTGATCATATAAAAAGTCATTCAGTTTCAGAGTCATACAACATGTGTCCCATAACAGTGATATTGGACAAATATGGGAAGAGTTGCTGAGGTACGATGTATTGATGACATGATTTTGTATTAGACTCATTACACACAATTTTCCCCTAAGTTTCCTCAATTGGACGGGAATTCtagaaaaaatggagggaaaattttgacaaattttgagCAAGATGACTTCCTGTGTGTGTGAGGTTGGAGGGGCTGGAGCAGAGTGCCATAGTTGCCGCTTTACTGACAGAGAGAATGATCTACTGATATCTTCATGGTCTTGCCTTATTTGCATTACTTGTTTGTGATCACAAAGGCtgttgcaaaaaaagaaagaaagaaagaaaggaagaaagaataaaaattcAAACTAGCTAAAAAACTTCCCTATTTCATACAtccaacacaaatgaaaattttacTGTTCTATTTGTTTGATGGTCTTCTTCTCAACCTGAGCGCAGACTGGTGTTTCCCTTTAAGTCGTTACAGCCAATAGTCCCATTCTACGACAATCTCATGCATCACTCAAAATCATACAACACCTGAACAGATTCTAGGTATCCGATTGGTTGACTGCTCATCACATGATATGCAGTTTATAAAGTACCATTGCAAGCTGTCGCAATTGGGCCATGCAATCTTTGTTGAGGAAAGATGTATATCACATGGCTGACGTCACCAATTTACATCAACTCCTCTGTGAAACTCATGATCGACGCATAGTTTTTTGCACCACTGCAGGCTTCTGATGTTACAATGAACATACCTTTGCCGGTGCATTCAGTCACTCACTATAGTGTTAAAGGCATACaatcgtggcgagtggtttgtgtggcacggagacgaacgcaacacgctgcctcccccattctgtatcaaatgtagtgaccccaaatgagaatagcgctggctcaatgggtcagcgaacaacACTCTAGACTACAAGAGCTCTGTGCTACAAATCTCCtaacccaaaatggctgtccgagcAAGCCACGAGAGCTTCTGAATGGACTCACACtctcagtgcgcatgcgcatgaagagaggccaacagagccacgcgtcttctggcctctctcctccaatcactgCAGCTTGCGGTGACAATGTTTGTGtttgatgcgtacacacacacgcatacacacatacgtgtctcagtggcagcattgTCCCATCATGGATATAGCACcgagtctggcattgcgcaattgcatgcacaaacttcaGTCGTTCGGAGTTTACGTACCATAAGGGATGACGATCGTATGCCTTTAACAACTTCAGCTGACCGCTTTTTGCAATTGACTGACTGTACTGTGCAACCAATTCgtctttcacataaaaatgGTTGTCCCTTCTGTACCAAATTCAAGAATCAGTGTGGATCACATCCATTGACGtccgaggtgttgtataaaacaaatagcatATGGTTTTTACGCATGAAATAGAGAAAGATTTTACACTCAATAAAAGATGAGGTGCAATATTGAACTTGGCTTCGCCTCCTTGAATAGAGCACCGCTATCTTTCACCTTGTGCGAAATCTTCCACCATCGCACTCGTTCATaccattcactttttttttgtatactaaTGAACTCAAAGTACATGTAACATCTAAATTCTAAATAACATTAATGGTGTATAAAATGAAAATCTGTTAGATATCTcatagaaaaaatatacatatatatgtacagaATGGAAATGCAGATAAAAATgttacttgtttttgttttttttgtgtatgaGTTGTGTCAATGTTAATAAAcgacaataaaaatgtacactaCAAGATCAATGTTCATACTAAGTACTGTTGGGCAGGCATTACTTTCTCATAATCTTCTAAGGTAACTCACAAATCTTGGTCTCTAGTAAGTCCTTTGAGGAACATTTCCTATAATGAACATACAAATAAACCCTCTTCCCTTGCATGCTAATGTGCGAGGAGTAGGGGTGGGATGGGGTAGTGGGAAGAGCATGATTACATCGACACTGAAAAATGCTTTTGCATGTGAAATACCTCAATTCCATCCACCAGCTACAACCATGCCTGACAAGGCATTGTATCTTGTCTGACTAGCATTTTTTTTGCATCAATGATACTGTATCTTGTAAGCTGCTGGTGCATATTCTAGCAACTGTTAACCCATGAGGCCCCACACGCAGAATTCAAAGAACTGGACACCCTCTTCATGTGTACTAGTTGAGGGAAATATAAATTCACAAACACCCAGCACAACAAGATGGGCCCACCTTGAATGATATTAACTCCTCCTGCAATTGACAATCTCTGCTCTCTGCTTTAACATGTGGACTATAGTCATGGGGTCACAACAAGATGGGCCCACCTTTAAAGATATTAACCCCTCCTGCACTGGACAACCTCTGCTCTTTGCTCTAACATGTGGACTGGTCATGGGAACAATGTAATTTCTTCACATCAATGATATTGTATCATGTATTGAGTAAGCTGCCTGTTCATTTTCCGGCAAGTGTTGACCCAAGATGCACGGAGACATCTGGACTTTTGCAATGTGTTTATAATCAATCTTACTGGAGTAGTCTGCAGCAGGCCCTTCGCCCTTCCACATTGAGTCTCGTTGATGTGGTCCCTTACCCCTTTCGATCCTGTTCTGCTAGTGCTGGGTGATGACAATGGCAGCCttcacacacacgaacacactaTTAGGAAGATCATGGCTGCTCCCAAAGCATAGCAACTTGCATCAACAATTGGAGGAAGAGCACTTCAAGTCGACGATGCCCTTCAGCAGCAGAGCCAGCTGGGAACGGTCTACCTTGTCGGCAAACTGCTGACCTGTAACAGGATGGAAGAATGATGTAAAGCAATGTTGATAATCATGGAGCCACTCGAGTTCCACTCTAAACacacatttcaatttcatggggcaaattttacaaaatcataTGTAACTGAGCATGAATTGcaaagaaaagggggaaatgaaGATACAAACAAAAGGCATAGACTATATCAATACTCTTGACTTTACTGACCTGCATTTTGAATACAACCTAACTGTTTATGACAGGATGAAATGACACACAGagaatgagaaaataaaaatgttgtcaTAACATTCCTGATATCATcagtaaaaatacaaaatagtGATGCCCACAATAGCAAAGCCTGCATTGAGCTTTTTAATCAGGCATTCAAACTCCtcccaaaaaagaaagaaaaatagaattgcgctttttttaaaagaaagggTATTCAACAGAAAACTGCTTTTAGGTAAGTGTCTATGTACATTCTGGGTAATAAAATATATTCACATTGATCTTTGGACAACTTAGCcatttattcatgaaataactgTAGAACAATATCATATGGGGAAACATACCAACATTTCAAAAagcaactagaaatgtcactatggcgactggtatgcctccgccataatgcatcattctcctaataggtctaaatagtacatgtggacaatgtgcgATTACATtgtcacaaaattggcaaaatgttaaaatgacaagtttgtaacaaatgtgttgaatgctcaccttccttgacctaggtttaattggatgaataggagagcatgtatttgggatttacggactttaacttgactctgacccattcatacgtttatgcattgagtaattttcaaggtacggagagaaagtgcaatatctgtattgaatagtaaattgttaccattttcttctggcctttgaccctaaaattcataagataatgactgtcaggcagaagatgcataaatatgtcacacgtttcaagataacttgagccacttccgagatatggaggaaaaacttagttcagcactttcacttgatctctgaccttttgacctttgaggcaaaaacaaaagaaaaaaataactttccagagaatctctattaggttaaacatgcatacatctagtgttaaaaaaaaataataatcctgctggtttTGCATAAACATGAAGGACATatttagtaaaattttgaagtgttgcccttgacccttgacccctgacctttgaacccatgaaccctaaattctctagataatcactgccagtcagtacatgtatatatactatgttccctGAAGagaccttgaacaattttcaaggtacagagaaaaaaggtgaagttttaatatttttacttgacctttgacctcatgaccaaactttcaccagagaatcttaattgggtaatacatgtatacactaagtttcaagaaaatatcttcaggcattgcatagatatgatggaaatagtgaaattttatgtatttgaccttgaccttttgacctttgaccttgagcatgtgcacccaaaagttgaccCCCTAATACACTTACATggcaagtttcattaggatacctcaaaaggttttgatagttaccttgtccacaaaattcattacagacggacggaaggacggacggacggacggacaacccgaaaacataatgcctccggcaccacttcgtggcggaggcataaaaatcagaACAGGAACATTGACAACAAAATCAATAACACTCATGATAATGTTAGTATCAATGGTGATTGCATGAATACTATTTGTGGTTGGAATAGCAGGGCAATTAAAAAATGTGCATCATTCATTTCAATAAGGATAATGTACGAGTACCATTTTTGCTTTGGTTTCTATATGGATGGGACAGTGTATCTGCTGTATGATGCAGAAATGGAACATACCATTCCACGAAAGGGATTCTAAGGCTTTGTCTAGGGAGGGGCAGTCTTGGTTGTGATGACACGCTCTTTTCATCAGCTCACACAGAGCATCCTCACCATTAGCATCTGTGAACACAAAAGAAGTGACAACAGTTTCAGATAAAGATCTAGAAAATAGGATATGATATCTGTCCATCCTTTCATTCACTTTACAGGTTATCTCAAGATATGGCATATTACATCTCACATGTGCACACATGGCACTTCATATACTCCACTGTCTTGTATGCACACTTGGcacttcatacactgtatcttgCTAATCTATCTCTTTACATTTCTCTTCAACACATGCCCCAGATGCTTAGCTTCATTGTGTGCACACATTGGCAATACACATTTACTATTTAATAAAGCTTATCACTGTCTGTAAAACTATTCAATTTATGACATAACAGCTATTTAAAGACAACATTGCTTTCTACAAAATTGTATTATATGGGTATCTAActaaaacaaatatacacatTTCATTAGGTCTCAAcagaaattaaacaaatatgCCATTAAAGTCTTGATGACGAGAAAATACCATTTGGCACACCTTGAGCATGTTCATATAAAATCAATAATTCGGAGTCAAGTGCTTGCTAAATCCAATAACCAAGacattgttttcacattttaGTAAGCGACATGTAAACAGCATTAGCCCCAAGTTCTGCTTCAATTTTGTTGCttttatcaaatacattttttttttcttcaatttcccTTGTCTTTTCTTCAAAGCTCCACCCTGCTTGCAGCTACTCTTGCAGTAATTCAACACATACATGCAATCTAACTAGCTCAAACTCAAAACTCTTATGTACCTTTAGGTGGGACTATACAGTGTGCAATTACATCCCTCAGACATCGGACtccatcattttctttcttctgcttGGCTGGCGGCTGGGTCTCGCCAGTCCTATTGTCCACGGATTGCCCCCTGAAGAATATTCACGCCGTGGTTTAATGTAGAATAgacacatcatcatcaacaacttTGTATTTCAATTACATTTACAATTTACATGAATATATTCACAAGAacttgcatgattttttttttctaagattttgaGACCCATAGTCAGTTTCTCatagtttattcaagaatgttGTCATAGTCTGCTAAGGTGCATAATGCATGGCTGTGACAGTTTGGAGAAAGACATTGCGAGAGAGTGAAGATACGGGATGGTTGGATTgggtactcccccccccccccccccccccccacacacacacacacacacacacacacacacacatggtagGGAAATTTGACAAGCttatcttttaaatgataaaaTCTGGTGCAttaacacactttttttttttacaaacaatactttctatggggggggggggggttcaacaGAGGAATTGATTTATCAGAGTGAAACAGAACTTGGCAAACAATGCAAGTCTCATGCAGATTTAGTGGCAGGATTTATTAGCTCATATGAATATACATTCACCCCCGTCTATAGCACTCActgaagagaaacaaaaagtggCTGATTAGGACACGTGGTCACTATAGATTGGGTCTTCAACATGGTTTTTCACGGGGGGACTGTACTCATGAGATTTACAatacatttcatgaaatttgttatTTGCCCTCCGATTGATTATTATGAAAGCATGATTTATGCACATGGCTTGGAGCTTCTGAAGGACCAACAACAAACACTTCTCAAACTGCATCTTTCTCTGGAGTCCATCTCTCACCTGCTGTGTATTCTCTTCCTGACGATGGGATTGTTTGCCTTAGCAACCGGTTTCAGCATCACCTTGCACTCTGGTATCCGCATGTTGGTCAGCTGCTCACTGTGCACTTGCTTTGCATTGTCCAAGATATTCTGCAATACATGACAGGTAAAGACACAACACTTCTTACTCTTCCTTTTAATCCCCTCCATccgttttaaaggacaagtccaccttcatagacatgtggattaagtgaaggcaacaatactAGTAGTtccacatcagtgaaagtttggggaaaaccagataatccgttcaaaagttatgaataagtatctgtgcagtcactgctggatgagaagactaccacagtgtatgatgtcacatgcgtacaacgatataaggaaaacaaaaagagaatttcacaaaactttactttttgaataaagtgcacatttcttcgacttgttactgacatatgttaagggtaatattattccccttgccttctgaaagagagaagttgagtgttcttttgttacgcgacaaaagtaaaaatatgttgaattttctttatactttatgtcatacacatgtgacatcacaagctatagtagtcttctcatccagtcgtgactgagcagaaacttcaaaaattcataacttttgaccggattgtccgattttcctcaaactctcactgatgtgttctactaatattgctgcattcacaaaacccacatgtctatgaaggtgaacttgtcctttatgTAGGAGCAAGAACTCTAATGTATCACCCCGAGTTATGGCAAAaccaaataaaaattcattttcatgaagaCCATGATTCCAATTCAAGATATTCATCCAAGCTTTCTTAGATTATACTTGCCCACATATGTCATTCTATAAGCAGATAATGACATATACTGTaagagtggatattttcatgtgaataGTTTTTTGTGCTCGGCCAGATAAGACGAGTTCCACCTGTTTCTAATTtcatggaatcaagacatcaactgctggaacatatggcaagcagaaatatttgcatgctttcatTGTCACTCGAGTTTCAGGTCAtgtgaaatgcacaaaaatgttaacACCACAAAAAAATTCCCACCTTGACAGTAATATAACTGTAATACAAGGGATCATCCGACATGATTATGCACTGCTATACAATCATATAGACATATGGACAGTTTCATATACATATAAGAAACaccagaaatatgaaatttaagGACACTATGATCTATCTTGATGATATGTTCTCAAGAATCAACACTATGTATAGAGGTAGTTATagacatcataatcatatacacATCTAATATTGAATGAGACATCTCATGATGAAATATACTCACACaagcattaataatgtttgggGAATAACCTGTATGACTACTAAAGTTACCTTGTCTAGCATGATGGCTGGTGAGTGAAGCTCTGTGTTCAGAGCAGAGTTTTCCCTCAGCCACGGGTGAGATACCAGTTCTTCAATGTTGAGTCTCTCCGCTGGATCCACTCTCAGTAACCTGTTTATAAAgttcacacatgcacataccaaCAGGAATGAAGTAATTGTACAGATTtgcaacacccccccccccaaaaaaaaaaagtgcaaaaactTGTTATCAACCAGTGATTTAGCATCTGTGGTTCCATCAGTATGAAAAGAACGGTTTGCGAAAAGACCATGTGGGTAACTCTACAAAGAATCAGCCTGTTCCATCTGAAGGTCCTGAAAAACAGAAAGTCCTGTGAAATGTTACCTATTAGTAATCAAAATGGATTCTATAATCATCTTTGACCTGGGCTTTTTTGGGCAATTTCTTGACAGAAAAGAAAGTATCCTTTCCGAACCAACTCAATTTTCACAGTTTCACCATACAGTGTACAGCCCTGATCAAACGAGTAACTTCGCCTTCAGGTGGTATGGTCCATATTAAACACTAAACAGCAATTCaaactacagtggactcctgttataatgaagtcctcaggaccggcagtttttttcgttgtatcaaaatttcattataactgaacaaataaacaaaaataaaaaaacatagagtggataatgtctcagcctgaatttttactttgttgtaaccggaatttcgttatacgtgttcgttgtaacgggagtgcactgtattaatGCAATGCACTGAATACATTGCTACATGTTATGTCACACGAGTCGCGACAAAACTGGCAAGGAATTGTATGAGTAATGTGATGATGCATGACCTTTATTCATTATTGTCCTGGAATTTCGTAAGGTGAAAGGCTACGCAGCTCACCTCTTGACCACGTCCTTGGCTTCGTCTGAGATGAGGGCCCACTCCTCCGACGGAAACTCGTACTGGCCTGCCATGATCTTTAGCCGCATGTCCTTGGAGAGCTGGCGACTAGGCGTGTCCGGGTAGAAGGGCGGGTAACCGCACAGCATGATGTAGATAATGACACCCATGGACCACATGTCACACCCCTGCCAATTTTGATGATTGACATATTATGTAGATAAGGTCTCCTTTTCTTGCAGCGATTTATGGTACCCATGAACTATTTTCCTCAATGAATGTTCTTTCTTTGTCATACGTGTCAATAAATTGTAATCTCTATTGTGATAATGCAAAGTTGCTCATAATGACCACtgctggaaaagaaaaagaaaaagaagaacgtGTTCACTTTGTAAGGAAGATGACCATTCTAAAACAAAATTAGCTGCTGTAGCATGTAGgaatacacacaaaatgaaacttcATTACCCGGTCTGccgaggaaaacaaaaacaaaaacaaaaatcctcatGAGAGCTAGTCACAATGTTCAAATAtaactttatcattttttatttttcttcatttgcaAGAGTTGCATGTAGCAACTATCACAGTCATTTCTGAAAGGCACTGATGCCAACTTACTCAGTTCAGATTGGACTATGGTTTGACAAGGGATTCAAAAGACTCCTTGTTGACTCCTTGTAGTGGGCCCCTTGTAGCTGTCATCTAACGGGCAACACCAGAGATAGTAGCAGTACCTGATTTCATATTATCTTCAATTAATCTCTAACAATTACTCAAAATCTCCACAAAGATACACTGgaaagactttaaaaaaagtccTCATCTCAAAGTTCCTCAGATAGAGTAACAAGGCATGATATCATAGCCACTCAATGCCACGGAAGTtcgttctaaacaacctcattTGGCCCAAGTGTTTACGCTCatacctggttccaacccaagctttcacaaaagactgtgacatcataacttTGGCACTCCATTGATAACGAAATGGTCCACTCATGCAGACTCTCACCTTGTCATAGGTGTATGGCTTGGGGGCCATTTGGATGACATTCCTTTGCTCCCTTCGCTGTCTCTTCTGGGCTTCTAGGACCTGAAGTAGGCAAATGTTGAGAAAACTTTGATTACAGCATGCAAAATTCCTTTGGGAAGAGGCTCGGTCTACTTTGCCAGATGAAGGCTAGCAGATTTCGCGGCCGAAACGTCGTAATCATTTTTCGTGTTTACCTTGCTTTGTGAGATTAGAAGATTAGGCTTATTTCTGCAGTTACTAccacgatgatgaacatcttacGTACTATAGGCTGGGTTAATAGTCATTATATTCAGAAGTTCATGGATGGTATGTTTTACCTATTGTGCAAGAATACATACTCTTATACACGTATAGATCCTAAAAACTCACAGAACCCATCACATGGATAGGGGCGCAGTGATAGAAATAACCTAAAACACTTCATTCACTGCTGTGATGCTTTCCAATGCCTACATTATTACCCTCGCACTGTGCAATACTCATCTGTTTCACATTATTACATGCTGCTATCTTTCAACACAAGGATCATTGCATTCACTTCTTTCCTCCGAATGTGCCTTCAGACCTTGCTCTACAAGAACTTGTACAAAATGCGACCAAGCATTCTCTTCTCTACACTGAAATTGTGCCCGTTTCCAGAATGAAATCAAATGCCCTCCATGCATAACCCCCTTTCACACTTaaaaattatgttatgttttatTACAAGGCATGGAACCCAAATGGCTGTGAAAGACAGATGACGCAAGCTTACCTGAGGTGCTACATAGTACGGAGTGAAGTGAGGTGTCATTAGGTTTCCATCGTCAACTTTGGCAAATCCAAAGTCTGACAGCTTGACTGGGGAGTCctgaaattggaaaaaaagtttgaaaacaatcaaaacagAACCACTTCTGTGATGACAACATTCAACCAGACTTTAGTCATCATCAGTCTACATCTGGAATCACAAACAGCGCTTACCACAGTACTATTTCTCCTGGCTGTCATAGCTTCCAGacgaaacaatgaaaaaaaaaaaaagacacgcaAAAAACCCTTCCTTTTTCCATTGATCTCAGAACTCAATGCTTAAGAATAAGCAAATGTATCAACTGTTTGAAATATCCAAAATTATATGACTACTCTTGATAGATCCCTGTTGACAACACTAGCTGTTGTGATTACTGCATTcaaaaaatgaatgattatCACAATGCCTATACTAACCCACATCTGCAATAATGTCACCACTGAACACTGTGTCTTTTTACAACACAATCAAATGTAAAACCATTAAGCTCTTTTGAAAAGGAAACATTTTGCGGCAATGGAAAAATCTCATTCTCAATGATTTATCATGCATATTTCTATACTTAATGAAAACATaaggggaaaaacaacaaccaaacaatcaaaacaaaaacactgtcAACAAATCATATTCACAAATATGATATGGTTGACTATAAAGCCAGGGCCTATGATTTGATTAACACAATTCTGTGCATACAGCAGCTGTTCTGTCTAAAATTTAAcggcacacatgtacacaaaaatCTTCTTGGACACCAATATCAGGAAACATCAGACTTTTCTCCATGTTTTCCTGCTCTTTCACTAGCCATTTTCAAAAGCATTGCTTCGTTgcaatatacagtgcactcccgttataacgaacatggttataacaaaattccggttacaatgaaataaaaatttagGCTACAATATTATCGGCTATATgtcttttattctttatttgtttggttataacgaaatt
Above is a window of Diadema setosum chromosome 4, eeDiaSeto1, whole genome shotgun sequence DNA encoding:
- the LOC140227143 gene encoding MAP kinase-activated protein kinase 5-like yields the protein MSGQSIKIKTASILEDYSIDWTQKLGTGINGPVRPCQHKTTQERFALKLLPDKPSARTEVMLHARCSGHPNIVKIVEVFSNEVQFPGEPFPKSRLLVVMELMDGGELFDRISKQKRFTERQAVILTKQIASAVERCHSLNIAHRDLKPENLLLKDNSEDSPVKLSDFGFAKVDDGNLMTPHFTPYYVAPQVLEAQKRQRREQRNVIQMAPKPYTYDKGCDMWSMGVIIYIMLCGYPPFYPDTPSRQLSKDMRLKIMAGQYEFPSEEWALISDEAKDVVKRLLRVDPAERLNIEELVSHPWLRENSALNTELHSPAIMLDKNILDNAKQVHSEQLTNMRIPECKVMLKPVAKANNPIVRKRIHSRGQSVDNRTGETQPPAKQKKENDGVRCLRDVIAHCIVPPKDANGEDALCELMKRACHHNQDCPSLDKALESLSWNGQQFADKVDRSQLALLLKGIVDLKCSSSNC